ACAACAACATAAACTGAGACACCTCCTCCAACACTGCTTTAACTCTTTAACCATTTTCAGCACACTCCATTCTCCTGCCTCGCTATCATTCCCATGGCCAGGTCTGAAGAATGTAGATAGAGCGGTCAGCTTAGAAATGCATTCGAATGccatataaataaatcatggCAAAATACGAGACAGCTCCAGAAATGGAATAAATTATGATAAACATTATCTAAGATAGCATTGTGCATAATCCAAATTGCACTAAGATCAGATAGGTGGAGAGGCAAATGGAACCCTATTGATGCAGGTATTTAAAATGACTGCCAATGCCAAGTAAGAATCACAATGACTGAATACCTAGAACGAGGTACTGGTGCTTGGGttgtatcaaataaattttgcaattgGACAGCAATTTTAAGCTTTGTCTGCAAAAAGAAACAGCAGATTGATGAATGAGCAACTAAAAGGGAGTGCACCATTAACGGTCCAGTTTATAACAAAATATTGTATACaggggaagaaaattaattcaagcaCTCGAAAGTTAAAAGACCGCGAGAAGGCAACATTTAGATATACCAGTTGTCTCGAGGCACCATGCTCTTGCATTCTGAAACATACGCAACCATGGGCTGGGTCCTTTCTTCTCCACATCCCAATGCTTTGGGTACCAGGGGAATTGCCACATCAAAAAGCAACGCTCGGGATGAGGCATCATTGCTAGGTGTCTTCCATCAGGAGAACATATAGCAGCCACTCCTAAAGGTGAGCCATTCACATTGAAAGGATAGGCTTCAGTCGGATTTCCATCATCATCACAGTATCTCAGCGGCACCAGCTGTGAATGTAGCACATGATCAAGGACACCATCATCTGGGAAATATGCCCTTCCCTCACCATGAGCAGCCCATACTCCCAGTGTACTACCCTCCATTCCTTTGAACATTATTGCAGGTGAATCTTTTATTGTTACACTAGTGAAACGACACTCAAAACGGCCAGATTCATTATGGATGAACCGTGGCTGTGATGGGTCCCCACCTGCTCCAAGAACTCCCCCAACCTGTGGACCCGGAACCCATCCCAGCAAAGCCATGAGCTGACATCCATTGCAGACACCAAGACTGAACGTATCAGGCCGCCTGTAGAACTCCTGAAACTGAGCAAGAAGAGGTTTGTTGAATCGTATAGAAGCTGACCAACCTTTGGCAGAATCGAGCACATCAGCATAGCTGAACCCTCCAACAAAGACCATCCACGAAATTCATTCAGAGAGACGGATCCATTAAGAAGGTCAGACATTGTAACATCCCATGGTTCAAACCCAGCAGCATAAAATGCAGCAGACATTTCTCGGTCTCCATTGCTGCCTTCTTCTCGAATAACAGCTACCTTGGGCTTCAAAGAGGTATTTATGTACTTTTGATCAGTGAATGAAGGAATGAAGGACAAATTCCAAGAAGGTTCACGCCTGGACTTCAATCCTTCCTTCTCTTGATCTACGCAAGAAGCCAATCTTTGGAGTTTCTCCAGATTAAAGCTGGTTTCTTCCCACAAGTCTCGAAGGAGAGCAGTGTGCTCATTCAGGTGTGTTACCCCATCAACCTTCAAATCTATCATGGGAGCGGAAGTAACTCGGCCAATGATTTGGGAAGAAACACCCACCTCAGAAAGCTTTTCCAACACACTATCCAAGTTCTTCTTGCTGACCTCGAGGATAACTCCAAGCTCTTCTGCAAATAGCGTTTGGAATGGGCTATTTCCATGAGAATCCAGACTTAGGGTAAAGCCACAGTTACCTGCAAATGCCATCTCGAGAACCGAAACCAACAGCCCTCCGTCACTAATATCATGACCGGCCGATATCATTTCATCGTCAATGAGATTCTGAACACCGTCAAATACCCTCTTAAGGTAAGAAACGTCCTCGAGATCAGGACACTCATCCCCAATTTGGTCAAAAACGTGTGCCAGAGCAGATCCACCTAACCTTCGCTTCCCCTTTGCCAAATCAATGTGGAGAAGGAAACCATCATCGCCAAGTTTGAGATCTGGCGTCACTGTTTTAGTGACATCAGGGCATGTGACATATACACTGATTACAAGATTTCCAGGGGCCTTGACCACCTCCCCTGCAGCATGGGCTGCCATGGACAAACTGTCCTTTCCACCATCAATAGCAATTCCAAGCTCTATCATTGCTTCAGAAAGAGCCGTCGCAGCATCGTACATGGCTGCTCCTTCCCCATCAAGCTTGGCAGCATACATCCAGTTGCCACTAGCCTTGACATCAGAAAGAGAAGTAACTTTGGCCCATACTAGGTTTGTGAGTGCTTCTCCAACAGCCAACCGAGCCATTGCTTTTGGGTCCAGAAGACCTTTGATCGGCTGCTCTCCTATCGCACATGCACCTCCTGTCAGGTTGTCATAAGTCTGAGCAATAACTGCAACATCTGCTAGTGTGATCTGCAAGGGGCCCACAGTCTGTTGCTGTGCTACCAGACCTGTGACACAACGATCCACCTTCGTTGTCAAGAACCGTTTCGAACAAACAGATGGAAGTCTCATAACCCTCTTCAGAGAATCCATCACTGTGATTCCAGGAGCAATATCAAGTGGCTCTAGTGGATGGACCACACGCTGGAACTCAAAGCATTTCTGTGGCATGTCACCAAGCACTTTCTCAAGCTCGAGATCCACGGCAGGAGGAGGGGTTGGGAGTCCACTTGCTTTGGATTTTTTGGTAAGGTGACTATCAACCAAAACTACTCGTCCTTGACCATTTATACTTCCTATAACGGCCATGGAAACCCTCTCTCTTTCACATATTGACTGCAACAGTTCACGGCTTCCAGGCTCCACCAAGATTGCATCTTGCTCCTGATATTCTGCACCCCATATCTCCAGAACAGACATGGTGTGGTCGCCGACTACAATAGCTCTGATGTCGATCTCAGCACCTTTGGGGTATATAATCTCCTTGACAACGTTACAGTTTCCACCCGCTCCCTGATCATGAATGCTGATGATCGGGTTCTTCTCCCCCATTTCAATGCAAGCACGAACAACACGATACAACTTCTGAGCCATCTCAGCATCTCCACGCTGAACAGCATTAAAGTCAAGCTCAGCATCATTTTGCCCACTAACCATGCTTGATGCCG
Above is a window of Eucalyptus grandis isolate ANBG69807.140 chromosome 9, ASM1654582v1, whole genome shotgun sequence DNA encoding:
- the LOC104418123 gene encoding LOW QUALITY PROTEIN: probable phosphoribosylformylglycinamidine synthase, chloroplastic/mitochondrial (The sequence of the model RefSeq protein was modified relative to this genomic sequence to represent the inferred CDS: inserted 1 base in 1 codon) translates to MACAREITAAEFLKGTSRQTLFLQRNVQRRRTHLLWGTRQRQNLVGSAKDGRQIALRCRAQAKPKAVVSEGVSSALEEESALSEKPAKEVIHFFRIPLIQENATSELLKSVQAKVSNQIVGLKTEQCFNIGLESRLSSEKLSVLKWLLQETYEPENLGTESFLEKKRQEGLNTVVVEVGPRLSFTTAWSANAVSICRACGLSEVTRLERSRRYLLYSKGPLQDHQIYEFAQMVHDRMTECVYAQRLTSFETSVVPEEVRYIPVMEKGRKALEEINEQMGLAFDEQDLQYYTRLFREDIKRDPTTVELFDIAQSNSEHSRHWFFTGKMVIDGQPMNRTLMQIVKSTLQANPNNSVIGFKDNSSAIKGFLVNQLRPVQPGSTCPLNETGRELDILFTAETHNFPCAVAPYPGAETGAGGRIRDTHATGRGSFVVAATAGYCVGNLNLEGSYAPWEDLSFSYPSNLASPLQILIDASNGASDYGNKFGEPLIQGYTRTFGMRLPNGERREWLKPIMFSAGIGQIDHTHIVKGEPDIGMLVVKIGGPAYRIGMGGGAASSMVSGQNDAELDFNAVQRGDAEMAQKLYRVVRACIEMGEKNPIISIHDQGAGGNCNVVKEIIYPKGAEIDIRAIVVGDHTMSVLEIWGAEYQEQDAILVEPGSRELLQSICERERVSMAVIGSINGQGRVVLVDSHLTKKSKASGLPTPPPAVDLELEKVLGDMPQKCFEFQRVVHPLEPLDIAPGITVMDSLKRVMRLPSVCSKRFLTTKVDRCVTGLVAQQQTVGPLQITLADVAVIAQTYDNLTGGACAIGEQPIKGLLDPKAMARLAVGEALTNLVWAKVTSLSDVKASGNWMYAAKLDGEGAAMYDAATALSEAMIELGIAIDGGKDSLSMAAHAAGEVVKAPGNLVISVYVTCPDVTKTVTPDLKLGDDGFLLHIDLAKGKRRLGGSALAHVFDQIGDECPDLEDVSYLKRVFDGVQNLIDDEMISAGHDISDGGLLVSVLEMAFAGNCGFTLSLDSHGNSPFQTLFAEELGVILEVSKKNLDSVLEKLSEVGVSSQIIGRVTSAPMIDLKVDGVTHLNEHTALLRDLWEETSFNLEKLQRLASCVDQEKEGLKSRREPSWNLSFIPSFTDQKYINTSLKPKVAVIREEGSNGDREMSAAFYAAGFEPWDVTMSDLLNGSVSLNEFRGXVFVGGFSYADVLDSAKGWSASIRFNKPLLAQFQEFYRRPDTFSLGVCNGCQLMALLGWVPGPQVGGVLGAGGDPSQPRFIHNESGRFECRFTSVTIKDSPAIMFKGMEGSTLGVWAAHGEGRAYFPDDGVLDHVLHSQLVPLRYCDDDGNPTEAYPFNVNGSPLGVAAICSPDGRHLAMMPHPERCFLMWQFPWYPKHWDVEKKGPSPWLRMFQNARAWCLETTDKA